Genomic window (Nicotiana sylvestris chromosome 7, ASM39365v2, whole genome shotgun sequence):
AAAGGATAACCTTCATTTATCACAGTTCTGAGATCCATATATCATATTTACCTTTGGCTAAGAGCATCCATTGCAATATCTTTCTATATTCAAAGTTATCATATTTACGCTTAATCATTCGGTTTCTGAGATCCATATATCATATTTACCTTTGGCTAAGAGCATCCATTGCAATATCTTTCTACATTCAAAGCTATCATATTTATGCTTAATCATTCGGTTTCGAGATATTAAGAAACATTATTCATCTTGTTCATCCCTTGCATCTTTCAATCTAGAGTATATTATACTTGACtgagatttacctcttcatcttttttaattgatttaatcaaaaaggtttcaatatcttttggtcaaCCAATTACCATATATTCTCTCAATACCAAGAAATTTTCGAAAATAAGTAATCAATAATCTCTTCACCACATACTCGAAGGATATCGAATTTACTAGAGCTAATTATAGATAACGCCTGCCCATCATCAATGACGGATCCACATAGCTTTGATACCCCTTTTGCCAAAAATATTGCACTCTTTAGATAggtaaaaattatttttgtatgtatatatattatgtatTGTACTCCTTTGACTAATTCGTGCATTTACTTCTCTAAATTTTAATATCCTTTAAAGAAATCCTAACTCCACTAATGGTAGTCCAATAGGCTATAGCTTATAGGCCTTACTTATACCACACATAATCAAAATATGGCATTTATTTACCCCACCTATACTCAAATTATGATCATACCTAATATCTTATTTATAAGTTGGGTCAAGTACACTAGTCCAAACTTTCAACATTTAATGAAAAAGGCAGAACCCACAACCACAAAACATTTGACACATCCAACATATATAGGAAGGTACCACTTCTATTCATCACCATTTCATCATTAACTTTATTTCAAACATGAGCAAATTAGAGCTGGTGTTCGTACCTGCTCCGGCCGTTGGTCATCTTGTTTCAACATGTAAATTTGCTGAGCATTTGCTCAGCAAAGATCAAAGGTTATGCATAACAATTCTCATCATAAGGCCACCTGCACCATGGGATGCAGGTATAGATGTCTACATGAAGCGATCTTCCTCTACTCCCGAGGGCAGTAGAATTAGATATATCACACTTCCTCGAGTCGAACCACCATCTTCAGACAAGCTAGAAAAGTCTTTAGAGAATTACTTCTCTCTTTTAATAGCCAGTCATCGACCACTCGTTAAAGAAGCAATCATCAGCAACAAATGGCCTGATTCGAACCCGAAAACCATTGGATTAGTCATTGATATGTTTTGCAGTTCAATGATTGATGTAGCAAATGAACTTGGAATTCCTTCCTATCTTTTCTTTACTTCTGGTGCAGGTTTTCTTGGTTTCTTGTTTTACCTGTCCGTTTGGCATGAAAAATTCGGGAGAGAATTTAATAAATCTGATTCTGATTTAAACATACCAGCCTATGCTAATCCTGTACCCTCAAAAGTCTTGCCTATGTTCGCGTTTAACAAAGAAGGTTTCAACTCATTCCGCGAACATGGTGTTAGGTTTAAAGAAACTAAAGGAATTCTTATCAATACAGTAGCAGAATTCGAAAATCATGCTGTAAATGCCTTAGCATCTAACCCTGAATTGCCTCCAGTTTATACAGTAGGATTTCTTGTTGATCTTGAGGGGCAAAAGACTAAGGGAAATTCCAATATTGAGTATGAAGAAATCATGAAATGGCTAGATCAGCAGCCACCTTCCTCTGTTATTTTTCTCTGCTTTGGAAGCTCAGGGATTTTTGAGCCACCACAACTAATCGAAATGGCAATTGCACTTGAACAAAGTGGAGTAAGTTTCTTGTGGTCAATACGCCGGCCTGTAGATGATGAATATGCAAAACTTGAGGAGATATTGCCAGAGGGATTTTTGGAGAGGACTAAAAACAAAGGAATAGTATGTGGTTGGGCACCCCAAATCGATATCTTGGCTCACAAAGCTACTGGAGCGTTCGTGTCTCATTGTGGATGGAATTCGACTTTAGAAAGCCTATGGCATGGAGTTCCAATTGTGACATGGCCCCTTTATGCTGAGCAACAAATCAATGCGTTCCAATTGGTGAGAGATCTCGAGATGGCGGTGGAGCTGAGATTAGATTACAAGATGCGCGGTAGTGATCGTGGTGAAATTGTGAAGGCAGAGGAGATGGAGAAAGCTATAAGATGTATTATGGACAGGGAAAATccagtgaggaagagagttaaagacTTGGGAGAGATATGCAGGAACGCGTTAATGGAGGGTGGATCTTCTTTCAATTCTATAGAAAGATTTGTTGAAACAATTCTTGATTCCTAGAATTGAGATTAGAAGAATTTTCGAATCCATATTCTGTTAACGTAGCAGAATCTTATGTTACTTTTGAGGAATGAGTAGAATGAATCAAATAAGAGTTGTTGCTAAGGTGAATGTATTTGTCCATTAATATATTTTATCATGTGAGAACCTTTAGTATTTATAGTTCAGATTATAAAActtcatggaatcgcctaatatttgtcccggacatcaaatacggcctaaaaaacaatttccacccactcgaaatgaccacaatatattttttggcattttacagccataaaattgcaaatccgcgcgagtcccaaatatttgtgtgctatagcccatgccttccgcattgggtgCGGTTTTCTGCTTCTCTGGTTCTAGCGGATGTTCAAATGCGTCGTTCATTACAGTAAATTGGATTGGACTTAGGAATTTGCAACTAAATAATTTTCGTTTGAAGGTAAATTTACTTAATTGAATTTGAATTGCAATAAGTAACTATGTCAACCGTATAATTCTCTGTTATGTCGAAATCATTAGTTATCTGCTTTCGGGTGTCTGTTCTATGTGATAGAAAACAGGTATAAACGGCGGAAGCAAATAGCCAGGATCACTTGCATCCAATATAGACAATacataattacatattttaatcaaacatAAAATCGATACTTATCTCTTGAAGCGTAACCGCGATCGCGAAAAGAGCCTCCAAGCAAGAGCGAAAACATCCACCAGATCATCCTCTAGTTCCACAGTCTTCCGTTGTGTGTTCTCATAGGAAAATCATGTAGTAAAAACTATGG
Coding sequences:
- the LOC104249991 gene encoding UDP-glycosyltransferase 71K1-like translates to MSKLELVFVPAPAVGHLVSTCKFAEHLLSKDQRLCITILIIRPPAPWDAGIDVYMKRSSSTPEGSRIRYITLPRVEPPSSDKLEKSLENYFSLLIASHRPLVKEAIISNKWPDSNPKTIGLVIDMFCSSMIDVANELGIPSYLFFTSGAGFLGFLFYLSVWHEKFGREFNKSDSDLNIPAYANPVPSKVLPMFAFNKEGFNSFREHGVRFKETKGILINTVAEFENHAVNALASNPELPPVYTVGFLVDLEGQKTKGNSNIEYEEIMKWLDQQPPSSVIFLCFGSSGIFEPPQLIEMAIALEQSGVSFLWSIRRPVDDEYAKLEEILPEGFLERTKNKGIVCGWAPQIDILAHKATGAFVSHCGWNSTLESLWHGVPIVTWPLYAEQQINAFQLVRDLEMAVELRLDYKMRGSDRGEIVKAEEMEKAIRCIMDRENPVRKRVKDLGEICRNALMEGGSSFNSIERFVETILDS